The genomic region agcttacaaatttttttttaagtttaatatgATATGCTAATAAAAGTAGCCattgtacataaaaaaatgtgCTTCAAAAATCTTTTGAGAGGTTTTTAGCTTTTGTGATGACAAAAactctaggtaggcagctcactagagtTCGAAAATTtgaatgtggaattatatatacatatatatatatatatatatatatatatatatatatataaaacttaaatattaagaaatttaaaatgtattgaatcattttattaaaatggtaaaatgctctctttctgtctcttgtCAGGGTTGCTTGTGGGTGTTGTCCTGCGTTATGCTATTCATGTTCCCAGTGACATGAACAATGTTACACTGAGCTGTAATGTCAATGCCAGTCCAGCCACACTGCTGGTGAATGTCAGTGGTAAGTTCTATGAGTACACACTGAAAGAAGAGATCAGTGCCAATGAAGTCGATGATATTCAGGACAACGAGATGCTCCGCAAGGTAGAATATCACCTCACAACAATCATACAGCAGCCATCTGACCTACATCACAGGTTCAGATGAATTTGAATCGAAAGCTGGACTTAAACCACAAATGTTTTGGGGAACtcagaatttatttgaatatgACTCATAGATAAATAGCCAGTCTGTTTTGCTGAACGCAGTCATGTTCGCTAGGCGTTTCAAACAAATTCCTGGTTTAACTTTGTAccaataatttaatttcaaaacaCACTCGCAAATATTAATTCAGTGCCTGACAAACTGTCATTATCTGCTACAACATGCCCCTCACATGACAGATGCATGAAACTGTTTCTGTCTTAGTCAAAATGCTTATCTCTAAACATCAAGAAATCTTAcataccccaaacctttgaacagtagggCAATTTTTTTGACCTTTTCTAATTTGATCAAAGGTGAATGAAACGCCAATATCTGAATCATTCTAATTCTGTTTCAGGTGACCTTTGATCCAGAGATCTTCTTCAATATTCTCTTGCCTCCTATCATATTTCATGCTGGATATAGTTTAAAACGAGTAAGAGCTGTTTTTTAATCATTAATACAGACCAGGTGTTGTATGCACAAGATAATGTTACTGCTCAGTGTAgataaatcatttaaattattcTGTCTGTGTTTCAGAGACATTTCTTTCGGAACTTGGGCTCCATTCTTGCCTATGCGTTTGTGGGAACCGTGGTGTCTTGTTTCATCATTGGGTCAGTGTATACAATGTCTTTTGTCAGTGCTTTTCAAAGTGGTTGCTCCAGTGATGAGGGTGAGAACCAGAGTATAGAGGTGTGCACTTTATTTTCCAGGTCGTTTATGTACGGCTGTGTGATGCTGATGAAGCAAATTGGCTATCTGGGTGGCGATTTCTTCTTCACTGATTGCCTTTTCTTTGGTGCCATTGTCTCAGCCACTGACCCAGGTACTACAGACATAGTCCCTGTAACCGTGCCTAAATGCAGTCCTCAATGTGTATTAATCAAGCATTTATTTGCAGAATTAGGTATGTGgtcttgtcttttttgttttttgcaagagGGGTGTGTTATGGAATTTCTAAACTAAGCCtggatttttaatttataattttgcaaTTTGTTGTCAGGAAATGGAAGTAACCCGTTTCAAAGCTCAGTCCTTATTGGTTCTCTGTACAGGAATACATCTGAAAATGATGGTACCAACACaaatgacagtaaaaatgttCCTGTATTAATGGATTTTATTCTTGCATGGAATGGAATTTGACATTGCAAATATTCTATATGCCATTGTTTAATTATCCATAATTGCATCATTATAAAATTCATGGTATGTTGTTTCACGATTATGCCCTggcaacattttaacatttttaaatactcTATATAAAATTGAGTTTGAACTTCTCCAGACACTCCAGACTTCCTTTTGAAATTGCATTAGAATAGCACATCCGATGAAATGGCAGATTGCACCAAATGCTAATGCAGGATTGGTCTGTAATGTTTGTAAGGCGGGTCTTTGTTTTATAGTGACAGTTCTGGCCATCTTCAATGAGCTGCAGGTGGATGCTGACCTATACGCTCTGCTGTTTGGAGAAAGTGTTCTGAATGATGCCGTCGCTGTCGTACTGTCCTCGTAAGTCCTCTACTGCTCATGATTATACACTGTCATATTTACAAACACAATGCAAAATGAATAATTATCACTTTTCATTTAACATCCGATTCTTTCTCTGCTGGATCTTTCATCTGCTCCAGCATGCTGCTTTATTACGGGAGGCAAAGTGGGGCGGGGCATCACAGCCCTAGAGGTGTGGCTTATACAGAGGGCGGGAACCAGACACTGAGAACGCCCCTCAATTGGTGTGCTGCACTTGTAGCTTTGAGCCTGCCGAGTGGATTTTTAGTGTGTGCATTGATTGGTCTGTACCAGAAAATGCAGGGTAAATGACCCACAGATATGCTTCACACCAGCACCTGCAAAGAAGCTAAAAGAAGGAAGCTAAAAAAGGGAAGAAGAATCCCTTTCTACTTTCATTTGAACTAGCTGTAGGGGAATTCTGCAGTTCTTTAACTTCACAGTTCTAGAAGTTGTGGATGGGGCAGAGCTGTGGGTATTTGCAGACTGAATGATAACCATTTGCTTCATAGTTTGAAGTGATGTTGTGTCCCTCTAGAAAGTTTTCTCTTGTTCCTGCTAGTCCTAAatactaaaaatgtaatttattaatttgagcTTATCATTTGGATACAAGGTACATTTGAAAAAGCAATTAAAGGGTAATTAAACCTTTCTTGGTCTTTCAGAACTTTTATcccaatacatttaaaatatgtatttaaattaagCTGCAAAACAACAACTCCTGAGTTATAAGAGTAAAATATGGGAAAGTTCACCAAAACTCTTACAGATGATGTGAAGCGAGTTTAGCGAATGCCAACATTAGTTTATTTTCAATCATTTCAATCCGCTCTTAACCATTTATGTGGTATACTTCAGCAACAGTTGTTTTATGAATCAATTATGAAGTTAAAAACTATTTTGAGCACAACCGCAAATCAGCCTTAGTTTCAGTAAAGAAAGGAGCTCATTTAACATTTCCCATCTTAGGATCAAAGATCAGTTGGAAAAACTAAATTACACACAGGGACTTTGCTGACATTACACCTCAGGGGAAAACAATAGATGATAGAAATTTTATAATATGACCTCTTTAAGAAAACAGTGCAGAGACTGGGAAATAGTGGAAAATAAAATGACTATCTCTGCAGAGCATTGAAATCTCCTTCTTCAACATTCATAGCCCTTTTAGATTTCTGTAAGTTTGTGTGTTAATGTCATACAATGTATGAGTTTGTGTGGATGTATCTGTGTTCTTTTTCCAGGTCAATTGTAGCATATGAGCCTGAGGGAGACAACACTCACACGTTTGAAGCCATGGCCATGCTGAAGTCCTTTGGCATCTTCCTGGGGGTCTTCAGTGGTTCTTTTGCTCTTGGAGTGGCAACTGGAGTCGTTACTGCATTGATATCCTTTATTGTTTCAAATTTGTATGTcacttatttttgttattttgttattactGTTATGATAGATTACTGGCATGTGTTTGAATCTCACCTGTGGCATGTATAGATCTCATTCTTCTTTATATTTGATAGTCactattaaaggtgctgtatgtaagtttttgactctactaaagcatagaaataccaaaatatatttgcagatatttaagaaacatgctaagctAACAAacttgtttttctaaaaaaacaaTGCCACAGTTAGTTATTCTCCTTTGATCTTTGTTtaggtttgtgaaacccgcccactgccaaTTTACCCAGTTGTATTTTGGCTCCCCgggtgtatttaatttaattcatcatCAAGTGCGCTCGTTCTTCATtgtgtcatcaatctggcaacctacGTTTgagtcaagtctgaggaggaaggGCCAGGTGAaaaaaactctctccaatattttgaatttggactgcaatacctagttcaaccactcggtgtcaatcctacatacagcacctttaatgttaaataatgcatttagcagTTTCTTCATCCCACGGATATTTTCGTTGACTCCTTTCCACGTTACTAAGTTCACTAAGCTTAGGGACTTGCCGTTGCTGGAGACGGCACTGTTCTTTCTCATGTCCTGGAGCACATTCCTACTGGCCGAGGCCTGTGGATTTACGGGTGAGCTCGAGTTGAACCTCCCATTGACTCTTttagaaactatatatatataaacatattgcaaGCTCCTACTgaataaatgaatggctgttttgCTCTTCTTGTTGTGTTTCTCAGGTGTGGTGGCAGTTCTGTTCTGTGGAATGACACAAGCCCATTACACCTTTAACAATCTGTCTCCTGAATCTCAGGACAGGACAAAACAAGTAAGTATTTTATTCCACTCCCTAGTGTGTATGATGCACACTAACATTTCAATTCTTTGGGCTTGGTAagattgtttaatatttatacctcatatgctcaccaaggttgcatttatgtgATTAAGGTTACAGTAAAAcagatatattgtgaaataatattacatttgaaaagaaTGACCTTCTGTTgtaatgaattttaaaatgtattttgttcttgcgatggcaaagctgattttattttagcagccattacatcagtcttcagtgtcacatgaagaGAAATTTCTTCTTCTTATCACACATttctgcagcttaatattttgtgcAATCCATGAcacatttttgtgattatttcatGAATaggaaattcaaaagaacagtgttgatatgaaatagaaatctttacactataaataatgttataaatgtcttttgatcattttaatgcaccattcctaaataaaagtattaattaaattataaaaacaagtATAAAAACAAATCTTGCTCTAGCTACTTGATCTATTAAGCACTGGGAAACTGATGACTCAATTACATGTGACACAATTGACGTTGCAacatgattatgattttttttttttttttaccttcgtAATCCTTTAACTATAAAAGCTGCTTAGCAGCTTTGCTGAACTTGTCCTAAGTTAATATTTCTGTAGGTCTACATAATATGAATTATGTTTAATATTAACATCTCACTATGATTTCTTGTCATTGTGCTCTCTTTCAGTTATTTGAGCTTCTGAATTTTTTGGCTGAGAACTTCATATTTTCCTACATGGGCTTGACATTGTTTACCTTCCATAACCATGTCTTCAACCCGATCTTCATAGTGGGCGCATTCGTATCCTAAAactatgtaaaatgaataaatgagcaGAAAATAAAAGGTAGAATAGCCAAAAATGCAAAACGAGTGGAAAATCCGATGGATTGCTATTATAAAATAAGCATGTGTTTGTATATGTTGGGCAGCAGTACTTTGCTTAATGTCATCAAGGAAGTGGCAGGCAGCTGTTGTTAAGTGATATGTCCAGGGAGTTACAGCTCATCGTGTTTCCCAGAAATCAATGGCCAAGAACCACTTTTTCATGAACAGAGCATCCTGAAGGCCTGGGGAATGACAACATGTCACAGTTCTGAAGAGGGTGCTCCAGTAGCTCCATTTTTGCAGTCACGCCTTGACACCTCTCGTCCCAGCTGGCTGTGTTTCTGGGCAGAGCGGCGAACATATACCCCCTTTCCTTCCTGCTGAACTTGGGCCGTAGAAACAAGATCAGCTCCAACTTCCAGCACATGATGATGTTTGCAGGTTTGTGCATAGAGCTGCAGGCAAGATCCAAACTGTGAAGAATAACATGCCAAACCCAAAAGTCCTATTACGGTTAAATGGGTCAGACTTGAACCTATTtttcgtttatttatttagtttttcaattAGAGTTTTGAGTCTCAAATCCACGTTGTTGGTTTTTAGTGTGAACAGAAAAACACCTAAATACTCAACCCAAACCAATCCCATATGGGGTTTGAAATCTGATTTAATATCAGATTTTTGCAAATGCATTTCAGTGATATCTTATGTGAACCCATTTTTGGTGTTCTTGCTCCAATCCTCGCCAGGTCTACGTGGTGCCATGACCTTTGCCTTGTCAATCAGGGACACGGCCACATATGCACGGCAGATGATGTTCTCCACCACGCTGCTGGTGGTCTTCTTCACCGTTTGGATCTGCGGTGGAGGCACAACTCAGATGTTGTCCTGCCAGAAAATCCGGTCAGTTTAAACCTCATTTTTAGTCTGAATGACCTTTTTCTTTTACACAAGCAGATTTATAGGAATAGGTAAATCATTAAACATGGCTTTCGTTCTTATTTGCATCCTTTTCCATTTCTACCCAGAGGGATTGATGTGTAAATACCATGGCATGAGCCATTTAAAACTCAAACGGCTGAACTCAAATTATCTAGAGAGGATGAAATTGCGACCAACTGTGTTTTTGTTCTGGAAGTGTTTTTATTACATTAGCTGtaatgctgttttgtgtttggcaGTGTTGGAGTGGACACGGATCAGGAGAACTCTGTAAGTGTTTTTGGTCTGCTGTAGACAGAAGTACAGTGGCTTATTTAATGCGAGCTGTTTAATGATGGATTTCCTCTGTGTCTGTCTGCAGATCGGTCCCGATGGAGTGGAGAGGAGGAGCACTAAACAGGAGAGCGCCTGGCTCTTTAGGATTTGGTACAACTTTGATCACAAGTATCCTTTGCTGTGTAGCTCTTATTAGTAAGCTGCAtcaaaaaaacaaagacagaatCAGATGGAAGAAAAACACCAATCCAGTCCTCCAACTTTACATGTTATATGCTAGGAGGTGTGCTACAATAGGTATGTTTACATGCATAAATTGCAAATTCTGTTTCAGCTGTGTTTATATTAAACCTAAATGTTGCAAATGCAATCCCAttcacatatttgtttacatgtggCATCATGACTTGCATCATGACAGCATCACTTGAAACGATAAATCGGGCAGTACCTTAACCCTGTT from Carassius carassius chromosome 29, fCarCar2.1, whole genome shotgun sequence harbors:
- the LOC132109503 gene encoding sodium/hydrogen exchanger 6-like: MGSTCKINAAMSIWRRLSLFVLASSLSSCLCRAEDSAMENIVTEKKAEESHRQDSADLLVFILLLTLTILTIWLFKHRRFRFLHETGLAMIYGLLVGVVLRYAIHVPSDMNNVTLSCNVNASPATLLVNVSGKFYEYTLKEEISANEVDDIQDNEMLRKVTFDPEIFFNILLPPIIFHAGYSLKRRHFFRNLGSILAYAFVGTVVSCFIIGSFMYGCVMLMKQIGYLGGDFFFTDCLFFGAIVSATDPVTVLAIFNELQVDADLYALLFGESVLNDAVAVVLSSSIVAYEPEGDNTHTFEAMAMLKSFGIFLGVFSGSFALGVATGVVTALISKFTKLRDLPLLETALFFLMSWSTFLLAEACGFTGVVAVLFCGMTQAHYTFNNLSPESQDRTKQLFELLNFLAENFIFSYMGLTLFTFHNHVFNPIFIVGAFLAVFLGRAANIYPLSFLLNLGRRNKISSNFQHMMMFAGLRGAMTFALSIRDTATYARQMMFSTTLLVVFFTVWICGGGTTQMLSCQKIRVGVDTDQENSIGPDGVERRSTKQESAWLFRIWYNFDHNYLKPILTHSGPPLNATLPACCGPLARCLTSPQAYENEEQLKDSDSDLILNDGDIVLTYGDVTVSTDAAGAHTSGTPVGAVPVNPDEALDRELAFADHQLVIRGTRLVLPMDDSEPPLPLDSHRHWHKNETMS